In the genome of Arthrobacter alpinus, the window TATCGTCGGGCGATGCTGGGAACTCCGCCGCAGCCCAGGATCGATCGTCCATGTCGGGAAAGATTCTTCGGCTAACGCCCGACGGCTCAATCCCCGCCGATAATCCGTTCCCCAACAGCCCGGTATGGAGCCTTGGCCACCGGAACGTCCAAGGCATTGCGTGGGACGGTCAGGGCCGCATGTGGGCTTCCGAGTTCGGCCAGAACACCTGGGATGAGCTCAACGAGGTCAAGGCCGGTGCAAACTACGGCTGGCCCGTCGTCGAGGGTATCGGCCCAGATCCCAGCTTCACAAACCCCGTGCTCCAGTGGACCACCGACGAGGCAAGCCCCAGCGGCATCGCGATCTCCGGCACCACGCTCTACATGGCAGCCTTGCGCGGAGAAAGGCTCTGGGTCATCGATCTGGCGGGAACTCCCAGAGCAACCTCAACCCTGGTGGGTGCACTCGGCAGGCTCCGCGACGTGGCTTTAACCGGCGACGGCCGCCTGTACGTTCTCACGAACAATACAGACGGCCGCGGCAACCCGAACGACGGCGACGACAGGATCGTGGCAGTGCCGAAGTAGCCCTGCCGGCGGTGGACCGCCATTTTCCGGCGACTATCCGACGCGCCGGCCGCGGGCGGCCTTTGGCGTCTCCTCTACGTCGCCTACCAAAAATGTCGGACCCGCCGCCGATGTTGCAGCTACACGTTGACGGCTGCCGGCTAGGCGCTGGCCAGTGCCAGGTGCGGAGCCACCAATTCGGCGTAGCGGGCCTTGACGGTGTCGATGACCTCGGTGGACGGCAGTCCCCAGATGTCCTCGTTGAAGATCTCCACCTCAACTACGCCGTTGTAGCCGGCCTCGGCAACCCAGGTGCCGATCGAGGCGAAGTCGATTACGCCGTCGCCCATGAAGCCGCGGGACAGCAGGGCGTCTGCGGCAATGGGCAGGTTGAAGTCGCACACCTGGTAGGAGGCGATGCGGCCCTCGGCACCGGCGCGGGCGATCTGC includes:
- a CDS encoding PQQ-dependent sugar dehydrogenase, which produces MAACTPVPPAPGQSGPAQGTSAATAGITSDVATGLDAPWSMVALGDGHLLVSERDSGQILDVAPDGAKLVVGTVPGVVHQGEGGLLGLAVRLGGCDGNPEPNPDTGCLDVYAYFTSGSDNRIVRMPLLGGAGRRSLGAPTVILSGIAKAGNHNGGRLAFGPDGMLYISSGDAGNSAAAQDRSSMSGKILRLTPDGSIPADNPFPNSPVWSLGHRNVQGIAWDGQGRMWASEFGQNTWDELNEVKAGANYGWPVVEGIGPDPSFTNPVLQWTTDEASPSGIAISGTTLYMAALRGERLWVIDLAGTPRATSTLVGALGRLRDVALTGDGRLYVLTNNTDGRGNPNDGDDRIVAVPK